A genomic segment from Acyrthosiphon pisum isolate AL4f chromosome A3, pea_aphid_22Mar2018_4r6ur, whole genome shotgun sequence encodes:
- the LOC100161793 gene encoding probable cytochrome P450 49a1 gives MSVLARRLRNLRITVDHANKSTEVFTSVSQGDVDFVKDYSELPGPKSLPLLGNNWRFMSYIGDYKVTEIDKLSLRLWKEYGDIVKIEKLLGRPDMVFLYDADEIEKVFRNEELMPHRPSMPSLNYYKHVLRKDFFGDLAGVIAVHGEKWYEFRTKVQQPMLQPRTAKFYIGTIEDTATAFVNRIKKIKNKDQEVPDDFLNEIHKWSLESIAKVALDQKLGCLEDEHAVDSDTQNLIDAINTFFANVPELELKIPFWKLFSTPTWRKYINALDTITNVTSKHINRSMDRLLSQKSFCPDSQSSLLQRVLSLDPSNPKLAQILSLDMFIVGIDTTSAALASILYQLSRHPDKQKKLREEIRTVLPNADSKLTSSKLEQLQYLKACIKETLRMYPVVIGNGRCMTKETIISGYKIPKGVQVVFQHYAISNSSKYFSQPDQFLPERWLKGSGYKHHPFASLPFGYGKRMCLGRRFADLELQTVVSKIFQNFEVKYEYGDLEYTVHPIYMPDGPLKFKMIED, from the exons atgtccgTTTTGGCCAGACGGTTGAGGAATTTAAGGATTACGGTTGATCATGCCAACAAGTCGACTGAAGTTTTTACGAGTGTATCACAAGGAGATGTAGATTTTGTCAAAGATTATTCGGAACTACCGGGCCCAAAGTCGTTACCGTTATTGGGCAATAATTGGAGGTTTATGTCATATATCG GTGACTACAAAGTAACCGAAATAGACAAACTCTCATTGAGATTATGGAAAGAGTACGGAGATAttgtaaaaatcgaaaaattgcTCGGGAGACCGGATATGGTGTTTCTATACGACGCGGACGAGAttgaaaaagtatttagaaATGAAGAACTTATGCCGCATCGACCGTCTATGCCATCATTGAATTATTACAAACACGTTTTAAGGAAGGATTTCTTTGGTGATCTGGCTGGTGTTATAGCAGT ACATGGTGAAAAATGGTATGAATTTCGAACTAAAGTACAACAACCTATGCTGCAACCGAGAACAGCAAAATTTTACATTGGGACTATTGAAGATACGGCAACAGCCTTTGTCAATAG aataaaaaagataaaaaataaagaccAAGAAGTTCCTGACGactttttaaatgaaattcatAAATGGTCGCTTGAGT ctatCGCCAAAGTGGCATTAGATCAAAAACTCGGGTGCCTCGAAGATGAACACGCAGTAGACTCGGATACGCAAAATTTAATAGATGCCATTAATACGTTTTTTGCTAATGTTCCCGAGTTGGaattaaaaataccattttggaaattatttagTACTCCAACTTGGAGAAAATACATAAATGCGTTGGATACCATTACCAA tgttaCATCTAAACATATAAACCGATCAATGGATCGACTATTATCTCAAAAATCATTTTGTCCAGATAGCCAATCATCTTTGTTACAAAGAGTGCTTAGTTTGGATCCATCAAATCCTAAATTAGCTCAGATACTATCGTTAGATATGTTCATCGTTGGCATAGACACG ACTTCTGCAGCTCTTGCGTCGATTCTTTATCAATTAAGTCGACATCCAGATAAACAAAAGAAACTTAGGGAAGAAATACGAACCGTATTGCCAAATGCTGATTCAAAATTGACTTCCAGCAAACTTGAACAGCTGCAGTATCTAAAAGCATGCATAAAAGAAACGTTGAG AATGTATCCGGTGGTTATTGGAAATGGTCGCTGCATGACCAAAGAAACAATAATAAGTGGATATAAAATTCCAAAAgga GTGCAAGTCGTGTTTCAACATTACGCTATTAGCAATagcagtaaatatttttcacagcCAGACCAGTTTTTACCGGAAAGATGGTTAAAAGGAAGTGGATACAAACATCATCCGTTTGCCAGTTTACCATTTGGGTATGGCAAAAGAATGTGCTTGGGCCGTAGATTTGCCGATTTAGAACTTCAAACAGTTGTTTCAAAG atttttcagaattttgaagTCAAATATGAGTATGGTGATTTGGAATACACTGTACACCCGATATACATGCCGGATGGCccattgaaattcaaaatgattgaagactaa
- the LOC100575608 gene encoding GATA zinc finger domain-containing protein 14-like isoform X1, which translates to MNLQSTDFSKKHYDRVNHTVRKDNKKELKKTELKNSVVDVNFEKADIDLRKNKKSHNLIDVKPSSPKELRKPYVFKKRIVGRSKNYNLICYNNRFNHLPENHNCIEFCSKQDHKKNDKNNCQLNNEKSDDQRDKSVRVVTPLNDSENADQCSNSIFFTTQNKEQLQYDRSVKGDDIKTRIINRGTNYTTGQHLQYTDNSIQNYNMKNFNDYHDKLNWGFYSHNGQNTYSINNAENPRRNKYIRNSKPIIESFHKGEYDKSMVYIGSKYTDQDIAKNQKLNSDVMDINLNPPSNSTFISTINLQKLQENKHNNKISTSKSKMFAQTYNLQNYTKTINNSSAGLSYDQNKQEDKIDPKKYYLKYDKTKDNYSEENVNWTKKINLYKNKENIKYYNNESNENNYNDIKSIGINNLEMFTAYFDKSKFLLYNFLVTINTFLFL; encoded by the exons ATGAATCTACAATCAACCGATTTCTCGAAAAAACATTATGATAGAGTTAATCATACAGTACGCAAAGACAACAAAAAAGAATTGAAAAagacag AATTGAAAAATAGCGTTGTTgatgttaattttgaaaaagcCGATATTgatttgagaaaaaataaaaaatctcatAATCTAATTGATGTAAAACCATCGAGCCCTAAAGAGCTGAGAAAGCCATACGTGTTTAAAAAGCGGATTGTTGGTCGAtcgaaaaactataatttaatttgttacaataatCGTTTTAACCATTTACCTGAAAACcataattgtatagaattttGTAGTAAACAagaccataaaaaaaatgataaaaataattgtcaattaaataatgaaaagtcTGATGATCAACGTGATAAATCAGTTAGAGTAGTCACACCTTTAAATGATAGCGAAAATGCAGACCAATGttcaaattcgattttttttacaactcaaAATAAAGAACAATTGCAATATGACAGAAGTGTGAAGGGTGATGATATTAAAACAAGGATTATCAATAGAGGAACCAATTACACAACAG GTCAACATCTTCAGTATACAGACAATTCTATACAAAACTACAACATGAAAAATTTCAATGATTACCACGATAAACTTAATTGGGGTTTTTATAGTCATAATGGTCAAAATACCTACAGTATAAATAATGCGGAAAATCCgagaagaaataaatatatcag GAACAGTAAACCAATAATAGAATCGTTTCATAAGGGCGAATACGATAAAAGCATGGTTTACATAGGTTCTAAGTATACGGACCAGGATATtgctaaaaatcaaaaattgaattCGGATGTtatggatattaatttaaatccaCCATCCAATTCAACATTTATTAGCACGATAAATCTGCAAAAGTTACaagaaaataaacataataataag ATATCAACTTCTAAATCTAAGATGTTCGCGCAAACTTATAACCTTCAAAACTAcacgaaaacaataaataatagttcTGCGGGTTTATCTTACGATCAAAACAAACAAGAAGATAAAATCgacccaaaaaaatattatttaaaatatgataaaactaaAGATAATTATTCAGAGGAAAACGTAAAttggacaaaaaaaatcaatttatataaaaataaagaaaatataaaatattataataacgaaagcaatgaaaataattacaatgatataaaatctatTGGTATCAATAATTTAGAAATGTTCActgcatattttgataaaagtaagtttttattatataattttttagttacaattaatacatttttatttttatag
- the LOC100162505 gene encoding copper chaperone for superoxide dismutase: MSAKLEFAVKMSSPSCADKIEDQLGQNGISKSDIHISYETGIVTITTDQPSSLILNSIEKTGIKAVLKGYGSATLDKNLGAAVAMLGGSTGYSKLGINGVVRFVQINNDECIVDGTIDGLSPGKHGIHIYECGDLSNGCERIGDHLNLKQTSHGNQTDDPNFRHTGDLGNITANEDGRAIFYFKDKLINVSHLIGRSVGITENEDDCGKTKINTSDIDGNSGKRIACGIIARSSGLFENNKKICACDGVTLWEERDVPLAGPGRQRKI; encoded by the exons ATGTCTGCCAAG ctaGAATTTGCTGTTAAAATGTCATCTCCATCATGTGCTGATAAAATTGAGGATCAACTAGGCCAAAATGGAATTTCAAAATCTGACATTCATATATCCTATGAAACTGGAATCGTTACTATCACTACAGATCAACCGTCTTCCCTTATTTTGAATTCTATTGAAAAAACCGGTATTAAAGCAGTACTTAAAGGATACGGAAGTGCTACAC ttGACAAGAACTTGGGCGCTGCTGTTGCTATGCTTGGTGGATCAACTGGTTATagtaaattaggtataaatggTGTTGTTCGATTTGTTCAGATAAACAATGATGAATGTATAGTGGATGGTACTATTGATGGATTATCCCCAGGAAAACATGGCATCCATATATATGAATGTGGGGATTTATCTAATGGATGCGAAAG GATTGGAGATCATCTTAATTTGAAACAAACATCACATGGCAATCAAACTGATGACCCGAATTTCAgg cACACAGGTGATTTAGGAAATATCACTGCTAATGAAGATGGAAgggcaatattttatttcaaagataaattaataaatgtatcacATTTAATTGGTCGATCAGTTGGTATCACAGAAAATGAAGACGATTGTggtaaaaccaaaattaatacaTCAGATATTGATGGAAATAGCGGaaaaag AATTGCTTGTGGTATTATTGCTAGATCTTCtggtttatttgaaaataacaaaaaaatatgtgctTGTGATGGTGTAACACTTTGGGAAGAAAGAGATGTACCACTGGCTGGGCCCGGTagacaaagaaaaatataa
- the LOC100575608 gene encoding GATA zinc finger domain-containing protein 14-like isoform X2, with amino-acid sequence MNLQSTDFSKKHYDRVNHTVRKDNKKELKKTELKNSVVDVNFEKADIDLRKNKKSHNLIDVKPSSPKELRKPYVFKKRIVGRSKNYNLICYNNRFNHLPENHNCIEFCSKQDHKKNDKNNCQLNNEKSDDQRDKSVRVVTPLNDSENADQCSNSIFFTTQNKEQLQYDRSVKGDDIKTRIINRGTNYTTGQHLQYTDNSIQNYNMKNFNDYHDKLNWGFYSHNGQNTYSINNAENPRRNKYIRNSKPIIESFHKGEYDKSMVYIGSKYTDQDIAKNQKLNSDVMDINLNPPSNSTFISTINLQKLQENKHNNKISTSKSKMFAQTYNLQNYTKTINNSSAGLSYDQNKQEDKIDPKKYYLKYDKTKDNYSEENVNWTKKINLYKNKENIKYYNNESNENNYNDIKSIGINNLEMFTAYFDKIWETVMQEISGY; translated from the exons ATGAATCTACAATCAACCGATTTCTCGAAAAAACATTATGATAGAGTTAATCATACAGTACGCAAAGACAACAAAAAAGAATTGAAAAagacag AATTGAAAAATAGCGTTGTTgatgttaattttgaaaaagcCGATATTgatttgagaaaaaataaaaaatctcatAATCTAATTGATGTAAAACCATCGAGCCCTAAAGAGCTGAGAAAGCCATACGTGTTTAAAAAGCGGATTGTTGGTCGAtcgaaaaactataatttaatttgttacaataatCGTTTTAACCATTTACCTGAAAACcataattgtatagaattttGTAGTAAACAagaccataaaaaaaatgataaaaataattgtcaattaaataatgaaaagtcTGATGATCAACGTGATAAATCAGTTAGAGTAGTCACACCTTTAAATGATAGCGAAAATGCAGACCAATGttcaaattcgattttttttacaactcaaAATAAAGAACAATTGCAATATGACAGAAGTGTGAAGGGTGATGATATTAAAACAAGGATTATCAATAGAGGAACCAATTACACAACAG GTCAACATCTTCAGTATACAGACAATTCTATACAAAACTACAACATGAAAAATTTCAATGATTACCACGATAAACTTAATTGGGGTTTTTATAGTCATAATGGTCAAAATACCTACAGTATAAATAATGCGGAAAATCCgagaagaaataaatatatcag GAACAGTAAACCAATAATAGAATCGTTTCATAAGGGCGAATACGATAAAAGCATGGTTTACATAGGTTCTAAGTATACGGACCAGGATATtgctaaaaatcaaaaattgaattCGGATGTtatggatattaatttaaatccaCCATCCAATTCAACATTTATTAGCACGATAAATCTGCAAAAGTTACaagaaaataaacataataataag ATATCAACTTCTAAATCTAAGATGTTCGCGCAAACTTATAACCTTCAAAACTAcacgaaaacaataaataatagttcTGCGGGTTTATCTTACGATCAAAACAAACAAGAAGATAAAATCgacccaaaaaaatattatttaaaatatgataaaactaaAGATAATTATTCAGAGGAAAACGTAAAttggacaaaaaaaatcaatttatataaaaataaagaaaatataaaatattataataacgaaagcaatgaaaataattacaatgatataaaatctatTGGTATCAATAATTTAGAAATGTTCActgcatattttgataaaa tttggg